The Juglans regia cultivar Chandler chromosome 2, Walnut 2.0, whole genome shotgun sequence genome includes a window with the following:
- the LOC108985062 gene encoding transcription termination factor MTERF9, chloroplastic-like: protein MASFLSLYPFNTTPPFSLNVFDTHLIVQSFSSLIGEGIVKRRSSGHRFEVRSTHSSPRILKSNRRSRYGQALSPFDSDDDEEEYDGDDDDDVVEDDWSSPNDDFAETAEFDVNGKRVKSENGYKTRKGNQRQSEKDRGIGSSMFGENLKVDEDQLYVRNGKSTFQRSDIGGCYHDSKRTEEVRSLDMNGRGKLMTRKFMEDKYPRLYEEIDLDKRCMPLLDYLTTFGLKESHFIQMYERHMPSLQINVCSAQERLEYLLSVGVKHRDVRRILLRQPQILEYTVENNLKSHVAFLMSLGIPSSRVGQIISAAPSLFSYSVENSLKPTVRYLVEEVGIKEKDLGKVIQLSPQILVQRIDRTWNTRYIFLSKELGAPRDNIVKMVTKHPQLLHYSINDGLLPRINFLRGIGMGDSDILKVLTSLTQVLSLSLEENLKPKYMYLINELHNEVRSLTKYPMYLSLSLDQRIRPRHKFLVALKKAPEGPFPLSSLVPTDECFCQQWAGTSLDTYLEFRQRLLLKKFAKKYEKKG, encoded by the exons GCACAGGTTCGAGGTGCGGTCGACGCACTCGAGTCCTAGGATCCTCAAGTCCAACCGGAGGTCGCGCTACGGTCAGGCACTCTCGCCGTTTGACTCTGATGATGACGAAGAAGAATACGACggcgacgacgacgacgacgtgGTGGAGGATGATTGGTCCTCGCCCAAT GATGACTTTGCTGAAACTGCAGAATTTGATGTTAATGGAAAGAGAGTTAAGTCCGAGAATGGATATAAAACACGGAAAGGTAACCAGAGACAATCAGAAAAAGACCGGGGCATCGGATCATCCATGTTTGGAGAAAACCTCAAAGTTGATGAAGACCAATTGTACGTAAGAAATGGCAAGAGCACCTTCCAAAGGAGTGACATTGGAGGTTGCTATCATGATTCAAAGAGAACAGAGGAAGTCAGATCCTTAGACATGAATGGCAGAGGGAAG TTGATGACAAGGAAATTCATGGAGGACAAATATCCTCGGCTATATGAAGAAATAGATTTGGATAAAAGATGTATGCCCCTTCTTGATTACTTGACCACGTTTGGGCTCAAGGAGTCGCACTTTATCCAGATGTATGAAAGGCACATGCCTTCCCTTCAAATTAATGTGTGTTCTGCTCAAGAAAGGTTGGAATACTTGTTGAGTGTTGGTGTCAAACATAGAGATGTGAGAAGAATACTTTTGAGGCAACCACAAATTTTGGAGTACACAGTGGAGAATAATTTGAAGTCCCATGTTGCTTTCTTGATGAGTTTAGGTATTCCAAGTTCCAGAGTAGGGCAGATAATTTCAGCTGctccctctctattttcttatagtgttgaGAATTCATTGAAACCCACTGTTAGATACTTGGTTGAAGAGGTTGGCATTAAGGAAAAAGATTTAGGTAAAGTTATACAACTTAGCCCTCAAATTCTGGTTCAGCGCATTGATAGAACATGGAATACTCGTTATATTTTTCTGTCAAAGGAGTTGGGAGCTCCAAGAGATAATATAGTCAAGATGGTGACAAAACATCCTCAGCTCCTCCATTACAGTATCAATGATGGATTACTGCCTAGGATCAATTTCTTGAGGGGTATTGGGATGGGTGATTCTGACATCTTGAAAGTTTTAACGAGCCTTACACAG GTGTTATCTTTGTCACTGGAGGAGAATCTAAAGCCCAAGTATATGTACTTGATCAATGAACTCCATAATGAGGTGCGTTCATTGACAAAATATCCTATGTACTTAAGTTTGTCTTTGGACCAGAGAATTCGTCCTCGCCATAAATTCTTGGTTGCACTGAAGAAAGCTCCGGAAGGACCATTTCCTCTCAGTTCACTGGTTCCAACCGATGAATGCTTTTGTCAACAGTGGGCTGGAACCAGTTTAGATACATATTTGGAATTTCGGCAGAGACTACTGCTCAAGAAGTTTGCgaagaaatatgaaaagaaaggatAA